One part of the Lotus japonicus ecotype B-129 chromosome 2, LjGifu_v1.2 genome encodes these proteins:
- the LOC130738141 gene encoding 5-formyltetrahydrofolate cyclo-ligase-like protein COG0212, with product MDSHALCCLSYPSMLTKTNHHILPSLWNTTTRCNNLPSLALNPRTRSSRWLFKLESSKSETFDAAAFEAERLALDAEARRDMEAEASSLRDDPKAWKWVIRKRIWDAMEAQNFAQNPRPVHHRIPNFVGANAAAEKMRGLDVFQVAQCVKVNPDSPQKQVRFLTLSDGKKLLTPQPRLRTGFFSVLESDKLSIGTIKEACTSVGVAKHGRPIGLDEKIKVDLIVIGSVAVDPRTGARLGKGEGFAELEYGMLRYMGAIDDSTQVVTSVHDCQLVDDIPVEKLLIHDVPVDIICTPTQVIFTRTSIPKPQGIYWDKLSPEKLGQVRILRELKKRIERETGQKLPTGPSEKLPPTAQRSRRG from the exons ATGGATTCACATGCACTGTGTTGTTTATCGTATCCTTCCATGCTCACTAAAACCAACCACCACATCCTCCCTTCTCTCTGGAACACAACAACCCGCTGCAACAATCTTCCCTCTCTCGCCCTCAACCCTCGCACTCGCAGCAGCAGATGGTTGTTCAAGCTGGAATCCAGCAAGAGCGAGACCTTCGACGCGGCGGCTTTCGAGGCGGAGAGGCTCGCCCTTGACGCGGAGGCTCGCCGTGACATGGAGGCGGAGGCTTCTTCCCTCCGAGACGACCCGAAAGCTTGGAAATGGGTGATCCGAAAGAGGATTTGGGATGCCATGGAAGCCCAGAATTTCGCCCAAAATCCCCGACCCGTTCACCACCGGATCCCCAATTTCGTTGGCGCTAATGCTGCCGCTGAAAAG ATGAGGGGGCTAGATGTGTTTCAGGTTGCACAATGTGTGAAGGTTAATCCTGATTCTCCTCAGAAACAAGTCAGGTTTCTCACTCTCTCAG ATGGAAAGAAGTTGTTAACTCCTCAGCCACGACTGAGGACAGGGTTTTTCTCTGTACTTGAGTCGGATAAGTTAAGTATTGGCACCATCAAGGAAGCCTGCACTTCTGTTGGGGTTGCCAAGCATGGACGGCCAATTGGGTTAGATGAGAAGATAAAGGTGGATCTTATTGTTATTGGATCCGTTGCTGTTGACCCGAGAACTGGTGCTCGGTTGGGAAAGGGAGAG GGATTTGCAGAACTTGAATATGGTATGCTGCGGTACATGGGAGCTATCGATGATTCAACACAAGTTGTTACCTCAG TGCATGACTGCCAATTGGTGGATGATATTCCAGTTGAGAAGCTGTTAATCCATGATGTACCAGTTGATATCATTTGTACTCCCACCCAGGTCATTTTCACACGCACATCAATACCAAAGCCTCAAG GAATTTATTGGGACAAATTGTCTCCAGAGAAGCTGGGACAGGTTCGGATCCTAAGAGAGCTCAAGAAGAGGATTGAACGAGAGACTGGACAGAAACTTCCAACTGGTCCATCAGAAAAGTTACCCCCTACTGCTCAACGAAGTCGAAGGGGTTAA